DNA from Ictalurus punctatus breed USDA103 chromosome 20, Coco_2.0, whole genome shotgun sequence:
TCTGAGAAATTAAGCTGCACTCTGAAAGTATTGTGTGTTTCAGTTATGGCTGAGATCATTCAGGGCAATACAGAAAAGTGTTTCTAGGATGCATACATACCATAAATACCATCACCATCCAGGCTATTCTTGGtcataaatgaaaaagaataataataatcataataaaaaaaaagctagagCAGAAGCAAGAAATGTAATGAAGGAAGGCTCAGGAGTGCCAGAAATGGTCCAACTTTAATCACCACAATGTTTTAAATTACTAGTGGCCTCTATTTCACTGGTTGACTTTCAGCTTCTGTAATAACATTTAAAGCACCAGGAATGCTTATCTTAAAAATGGCTTCAGTCCAGATCGGTCTTGGACTGCCCACGCAGAATAACCAAAGGTATAAATCGTGACATAATTTACTATTCACTAATAAGCCGACAAGGGAAAACAGTTTCGTTGTACTGTAATATCACTGGCAAATACCGTGACAAATTATGGGATTTAAGCAACACCAGTGTGAGTTGGGTGAAACATGATGATGGTTCCAGGGACCCACAACTGGAGAGAGAAAAACTTCTGTAAGGTGTATTAATGAATTCAAAATATTATAGCCTAAGGGCTGAGATAAATGTTACTTTAAGGACCCAGATTTCCTGCATACGCCCCCGGGTTTAAGAAGAATCATATCCTAAAATGAATCACGTCCAAATCCTACTCTCATGTGTGTAGTTTGAATTTCCAAGTTCTATATTCATGCATATATTTGTTGTCCTACCAACTTCTAAGATGTGATTTTTGCATCCAAGTTGTGAACCGCTCTGCCAAGAAACGTCAATACAAGCCAACTCATACTGTCTGTTTTGACAGGTTATCAAGTATGCCAAACATCCACAGCACCACTTTGGATTAGTTACTGCTGGAGCTCAGTGTGTGAAAAATCAAAGTTCTTCCAAGAAATTAGTCTAAACAGTATTGAGTTGGGTGTGAAATTagcttcctgtcagctcaggaTTTGAACGTGTCAGCATTTCACGGTGCTCTTCCATCTTTGCAGCAACTTGACGCTCGTTAATCTCCATCACAGTTAACGACGACGACAGAGGGGAGACTGGATGTAATTGTCATCAAGTccaaacaccataaacactgcATGCAGAGCAGAATGCTTTCTAacaagtgtgtgttttgtacatAGACCAAGCATGGTAACAGCTGGCGTAAGTGTGAATGATTATAAATGAGCAGATCATTTTTAACTGATCATAATAAgcaggaaacaaaacaaaggatGGCAGCACTCATGTGAATCACAAGTGACATCATATACATAATATGTGATGATGTGAAAAAGAATTGTCCATGGAAGAAAATCACGTCcagaaaataaaaccacatgacCTACAAGTGGAAAATGAAcgttaaatgaaatgaatcatgGGTAAGAAATCTCATGTAATATAAGCAGTATTTTATGATGAATAGCTCAACCTGCATCATACGGTCTGTTGTATGTATTGTTAAATATGCACACATATCTAATATAGATCCTCATATCGAAAACTATGATACTATATGCCATATTGTTACACTGCTagttaaaataacattttttttttttttttagaaatactAGTTAAAAATACACTCTTAGGGGAAAAATTGTCCCTTTTCAATTGTCCCTTTTATAACAGAGTGCTTCCTTATCAGAaacaagtagaacccttttattAAAGTatagaacccttaattatccagttAATTATGAAGAACCCCTGAAGAACCTTTTGGCAAGGTGTATGCTTATCAAGGTTGGCTGCAGGGGTTCTGCAGGGCAATCAGTCTTCAAGGCCTTCAGCGTACTAGCGTCACTGGAGGTAAGAGGAGGAACGCCATCAGCAATTTCTCAGAGGCAGGTGAAAGGAGAGGTGGGCCATGGGGAATAGCTTAATGCTACTCGAACATGAGCCCCAGTCTGATCAACCTTGGCTAGGTCACCTGGAAATACCTGATGATACCTGATACATACATCCTGGATACACAAATACCTGAACATCACTAATGATGTGTTCAGGAGCACTGCAAAATGTATGCACACATCAGAACACAAtattccaagtagaacccttttaagaTGTTAAGAAGGACCCTTAATCATCCAATTAATTATGAAGAACCCCTGAAGAACCTTTTCATCCTCTCTAATAGTATAGTTTTTGTGTTCTCTCTTTCACATCTCACATTTTACATCTCTATTTGTCGCCGTCTGGGCTTTCTGAAATATTAAAGTGCATTTCTGTCCAGAATGCAAAAGAACGGATGTCTCATTAGTTGCTGTCTGTCGACCATAGCAACAGCCTAGTCGGAGTACTTACAAATCGGGCAGCTCTGTGCACTCGGCTCTCAttcattaaacaacaacaactgccGTTATCATCATCACTGATGTCATCATCGAGTATGGCAACCATGATTCACAAACAAAGATAGAATagatgtaaaatgtttgtatgtacaGCATGCACATATtctgaatatatataaattagtaAGCAGGACTTGTCAATGATTTGATCATTCAGTTATATAAGTCAGTGTTACACCTACCCCCTGGGCATGCATTCAGTACACTGCAAAACAATATAccgtatactgtatataaaaattcATCTGCAACAGATAATCCATCTCCGTCTTGCATTATGTTCGATTGTTTTGAACTTTATGACAGAAGGATTGACTGTGTGGGCTTTgctgctgataaaaaaaaaaaaaagaatattctTTCTAAAGAAGTACACCAAGTACGATGCAGTACTTGTTCATCTGAGTTATTTAAAATCTCAAAAGGACACAAATCCTCACTGCCCTCTGCCACCATCTGCATCCATTTTGGAAATGCTAAAATACAGAGGCCAGAACATACAGGTCGTCATCTTCCCTGAACAGACTGTTTCCATAGGAACATAGTTGTGCAGAAATTTGACCAGCACATCATAATTATGAGCCAATCGAGATAACTACAGAGGTAGGACTCATTTATAATGTGAAAGGAACActgaaaaaatgtgtttttttttttaaagaaggtgTGCTGTAATTATCCACTAGTTCATGTCTTGTATTAAACAAAACCATACTTTCTTTAGCTTGTTGATGCATGTAACAGAAAGAAAGGCATATTCTGTGATTTGCGGTGGACTGACATACTGTCATGCAGAATTTTTTCAGGCTCTCCATTATAGAAAAGCCTTTAGGGGAAAGCTTTTAGATTTGGAGACAAAATGCAGACACCATCCCCCCATCCCCCAAGACTGAGGCATGGATGCACATatacaacaacacacacacacacacacacgcacacacgcacacacatgctcttCTGTCATTTTTTGACAGGTGCTTCCACCACCCCCAGCACCCCACcccacaggtgtgtgtgtattttagtaTGTGCTGATTAGAGTTGGTGTGCTGGAATGTAGGACGCCTACATCTCATTTCGATCCTGTACGTCCTTGCCCCAAAACATAATTGGTGTACGTGATGTTCCTAACCTGCCCAAAATTTTTTTGTCAGCTTTGAGTCTCTTTTGCATTCGTGCTGGAGGcagagagggaggcagagagagacagagagagagcgagagtgagagagtgaaagagagagattacaACTACTTTATACAGTAGCATATCTTATGACTCATCCTCATGTTTTAGCCCAGGCGTAACTCAGTGTTTTTTAGCTGAGCTTTGCAGATGTAGCTGTAAATCTGGAGTATCCTCAAGTTCTGTTCCAAACAACTGTCAGGAGAGGTTACTCACTTAATATGACTTATATTCATAGGTGGAAATGACTTGATATAAATCCACAGCTAGCAATGTGTCCTCTTtacaaagtttttattttcttgagaAGTTGCAGTGTATTCGGCTGTAAGAACTTGAATCCAGATAAACAATTCTCTATATGAGCATGTTGTGGTTTGGGATTAGTGTCTTTTGAATGCCTGGAATCGGATAAGCACAGGGGAAAATACTGTGAATCACAACAAAAGAGTTCCAGCTGCACAGGCTTTGAAGTGTGTCAAACATGTATGAAGAGGGGCTTCATAGACGGGAAGAGTTAGTTCAAAAATCCCCCCTTACACAAGAATTGtgcctccttctctccctccctccttgcctatctctctgtctcctgcTCATGTTAGATCCTGCCTGCTTTGGCGGTGCTTGAAACCCCacctcctctccctccctccctctctctctctctctctctctctctctctctctctctctccgtctctcccctCCCCGTCTCAGGCAGTGTGGAATCCTGGCTGTGTTTAATTGGCGAGTGGCAGGCGGGCTTGGGAGACAGAGCAGGAGTGTGGGAGATCTAAGGAAGCAATTGGGACTCACATGGAGAGGCAACTGCTCTCACTGGCTTTACGAGCCGCGACTTTGACtttctgaaagagagagaaagaaaccgGGAAAGGGAGGAAGAAACTAAAACAGAGAGGTGGAGAACCAGTGACGTAGAGATTGTGAGGGGGTGAATTGACTGAGAAATTTTACAGAGTAGACAGAGAAGGGTTAAGAATATGGAAAAAAAGGAagggagagatagagtgagGAAATGACAGAAGGAGCAACAAAGTGCAAACAGAATGAAGGATAGGTACAGGAAAGGCTGCAATGGAGTGAGAGAATAGTGTGGGGGGGGAGGTGGGAGAGAAAGAGGCCCACCGCTGGAGAGAGGGCAACAGCACTAACTGCATACGGGAAATGACAGAAgttgaggagagagagggagagagggaaagagaaagagagaaaagagggaaaacaaGGGGAAGTtagaaaaggaaggaagggggaGGTGAGTCTTGAAAGGGATAGAAAAAGTGGTAGAGGAGAAGTTGAAAGAAACAGCATGTGAGAAAAGGGAACAGAATGgggaaaaggagagaaagacagtaGAGTGTGAGAAAAAGACCTACGCAGATGAGAAAAACAGCCTTAGTGAATGGCCTGggtggggaaagagagaggaggtaACTGGTTGTTTTGTAAGTCGTCAGCCTGGGCAGCTTTTAGTCTCCTACTGCTATGCACTCAGAGAAGGTGGCAAAAGGACAACGTGCCCTCCATCCAGCCCAGGACTACTGCCACCTCTGCCTACAACAGGGACCAGCATTAACACATTACAGGCATGAGCTCAGTGATGTGCAATGTCCACCTTTGGAGCCCAGCCTAAGGTCACACGTGTGGAGGGAGGACTTGTCTTTACCCTTTCCTCTTGATCTGGAAACACTTGAGGACAGGTCGGGGAACCATAATCATCATGACCTGCAGAGACGGCAGGTCTACTTGGGGCCAAACCATTACACTGTGTCTGAGAGGTGTAGCCCACCGTGCTACTTGTGGAGGGAGGTGAGGGTACCTAGATGGGACCCCTGGCATCCCCCATCCACATGTGTGTGGGAGAGATCAGCACTGGCCCATCATGGGCAAGAGGTCACTGATGGGCGACTGGCAGGCGGGCTTGAGAGACATAGTGACTGTGGCTCTGGGAGGGACTGGTACCAGCATGAGCAGCCACACCCCCTCAATGGTGGCCCCATGCTGGCAAAGGTCAGGAGCCAGCGGTACTACAGGGAAGCTCGGAATGTGTCAGAGGAGCATCACTTGGACTGCATGAGCGAGAAATATCACCAGAATACACATCTACCAAAGCTAGAATGGAACAATAGACATAAATTTGGATACAATGGACACTGTGAAAGGAGGCATGTTACTTTTGAGGGCCATGATGATGGACACAGCGTAGAGAATAATGGACCAGCCAGTCCTATCAAGAACCACTATAATGGAGCTAAGGCATTCTTTTCAACTGAGGTTCCCCAGAGCAAGTTTACAGTCTCCAAGACATCAGGACCTAAGCGGCCAATGAGTGGAATCCATTGTGGAGAAACCAAACTGAGTCAAGCAGACAGGTCAGAGGTTGGGGGAAGCCAGAGTAACCACAGGAAGAGCCAGGGAACAGTGCGCGAGCAGATCAAACAAGTGGTGACGGAGTTAGAGGATGTGCTCAGTGGCCTCAAACAGGTTCAAATGGAGATGAAAGAGGTAAGAGGAAGAgtacacttttttgttttaatagtaCATTATTTTGCAGAAGGTTTAGAGACATTAGTTCAAGAGGTTGCTTAATTGCTACTACAAGTGCGCAGTAACAAATAGCTATTGTTTGCACCCCCATTAGCAGCCAGATTTTCCTTTTTATACTCTTTAATGCATGAAAAAGTGGGACAGTGGTCACTCAGGGGTTAAACTTTATGGCTAGTGATCTGAAAATTGAAAGTTCAAATCCAGGCATTGAGCAAGACCCCTAACATTCAATTACTCAGTTCTCTGTTCGCACTGTATCTTGGCTCAATTGTAACTTgcttcatataaataaataaatagaaatgtacTATACAATCCATATTGCCCTTATTGTTAGTATTAACCTTGCTCGTGTTTCAGATGTTTTTAAGAAGGGGCCttgttatgaaaaaaaaaaactggccatCATTAGAACATCACTGTAatgaatccaatgtgacaactACAGAAAGATAAACTGAACTCTGGTGAACATGAGCTCAACCCAAAACAAGCAGGAAATAAAGTATACAGATGCAGATGAGATCAAAGCCTCTCCTTGTTACATGGTATGGGGCATCAGTGCTGGAAATGTTTAGGTAGTCTTAATGGACATTGTATCTTTATCTGGGTAGGGTACTGAAGATCTGGGCCAAGGAATAAAAGGAAATCACAGCAGATGTGGAAGGTTATTTTTACTTCAGAAGATTGGACTATTACTCTTTTAAGAGGGTCTCAGGCTGGACATTAGAAAAGGAAGCACTGCAAAGATCAATAGCTAAAGATACCTATGCTCTATGTAGATCTGCATTAGTAATAATGGACTATATGAGCtgaaatagtaaataaattatttagaaTTGGGTGCTACATTTAAGTGGACGTCTGTTAGTTGCTGTCGAAATGTCAGTTAAGTGGCTGGGGGTAATTTTAGGGAATCTGATTGAAAGAAACTAACTGATGAGTTGCTGAGACCTGGTAGGTTGAAATGGTAGGGTGCAACCTTTCTTTAATGATGTCTAGCTCAAGAAATTGTAGGGTAATGCTATTTAGAATGCTTTCAAATAAATGGCTTTGATTTACAAGAGCGTTGGACATAAAATTCATCATTTAACAAGCAGTGTCATGTAGGTCTGTTTGGAAGAATTTAGCCGACATTCCCAAGATACTCTATAGCTGAATATAACAAGCTAGCAGTTAATTGTTCATTGCGTGAATGGCATCTGGTGTGACAGTGAAGGGAATGTGTCGGATTTGATAAACGTGTAATTGACAAATTAATTGTTCTAATTATTCTGGTTTAAGAATTTGCCTGATATTTCCACGTCTACATCTCAAGGTTCCTTCACAAATATTGAGTTATacattatgaaaagaaaaactttaagcatattttatataatttggtTTATAATgactgtgtttgtctgtgtagGTGGTCCAACAGATTGATGTTCTGACTTCCGACATTGACCTGGGAGAAGAGGAGCAAGGACTATTCAATGGTCTGCCACAGGAATCCACGCACCAAGCCAAACGTATTGGAGTTGTGGCGCTTGTCCATAATGCAAACAGAGATGCAGAATCACCACAAAGAGACAGCACACGTGCCATTGTCAAATCACAGACCACTCGTTCCCTGTCAGACCATAGCTTGTCTGCTGTGATTTCCTCTCTCCCTGACAGTCATTCTGCCACAAAGATCCACACGAACCCATCCACCCAAATTCATGGTCTGGTGACTGTTGAGTCTGCACAAAGCAGCCAGATGAATCATACGTCTGCTCTGGAGATTCAGAGGACAAGGAGCACTGCCAATGGAGACTGCCTGCGAGCCAGACCTCCCAGAGCCAAAGTCAAAGAGCTCCAGTATCTAAGAAATAGAACAGATCATACAAAGAATCCCGACCCTCCTTATCCTCTAGCACCAATTAGCTCGGCTAAAACCCAGAGACCCCCACCGTACCCACAAAATGGACTGGTCAAAGCGCCCTCGAGGGATTCGAATGTTCTGAAGACGCCTCCTTACCCTGGAAAACAGAAACAGCTAACCTCCACCATGGTGTAAAGGTGGGGTGACAAGGGAAGTTCCACTGGCTCAGAGCTCTGACTGCACTCATGAGgacaacacacacccacacacacagacacacaaagaaCGTAAATAGGATGCTTTTTCCCCTCAGCATCCACATGGTTAGGTAACACAGGGTGAGTGGACAATGGGTGCTCTCAAAAGGCGATTTTCAGCATGaatatatatttgcatttgtgtgagtgtgttgccATAGTACTTGACGGACAAATGTGCGTGCACACTGTAATGAACAGCATTTACTTATAAAGTATTAAATTGATCTGTAAAGGTATTTGGCCTATATTGAAAGAGGAACAAAAAACCATCAACTTCACCAAGACTCCTTCTCGTTTAGTCATTCATCCTGAGAAGCAGAGGAGGTTGAAGTTGAATCATTTCTACAGAAACTGAAACTCTGCCATTTGTGAAAACGCAAAACACACATTTGCCCGCTAACATGGTTCTAATGTGAGTCACGAACGATTTGTTCCATCTGTTTGCCCGTAGACTGCGCTTCAGTTCTCAGGTTTCtggttgtgttgttgttttcctgcGTGCTGGAGTcagtggttgtgagtgctgcgTATTTCAGACCTAATCAACTCAGGCGAGTGTGAAGGAGATTGGCTCATTGTGGGCCCTGAAGCATGCAGCTTTTCCATATTATTCATCAATCCTGCATGCAATCAAACATGTTTTGATTCTAAAAAATAATggattatttacagtatttatgagtagagaacaaaagtttaaaaagGAGCTTGAAGCTATACTAATGTTCTGCTTTAGTTTAAGTGTTAGCTGATGAGAGTCACATGACTGATTAGCCTGTATGATGAACATGTGGAAATTGATTGTGTTTAAGTAAGAGGATCACATAATGACCTATGGGTGCAATCACTTGGAAAGTATTTGGCGTGCTTCAGCTTAGCAGTGGCAGGAAATGGTGATTTTTAAAAGCTAAACATTTATCTTGCATCACTCTGGTTTTCAGTCTTCAAACTTCTGAAACAATCCTGTGTGTACAGGAAGAGCCTGATTTTTTCCCTGCCATGTTTTGAAAACAGTGGTTGAGGTTTGGCAGACACTGCTTGCCACCCTCTGTTGGACGGAATGTGCTATGACGGGCTATTTTTCACTCTCCAGCCATGTTTGTCAGTCTGGTTTTGATTATACGCCACCTGGCTCGGTGCTAGACTGAAGGA
Protein-coding regions in this window:
- the si:ch211-178n15.1 gene encoding uncharacterized protein si:ch211-178n15.1, which produces MHSEKVAKGQRALHPAQDYCHLCLQQGPALTHYRHELSDVQCPPLEPSLRSHVWREDLSLPFPLDLETLEDRSGNHNHHDLQRRQVYLGPNHYTVSERCSPPCYLWREVRVPRWDPWHPPSTCVWERSALAHHGQEVTDGRLAGGLERHSDCGSGRDWYQHEQPHPLNGGPMLAKVRSQRYYREARNVSEEHHLDCMSEKYHQNTHLPKLEWNNRHKFGYNGHCERRHVTFEGHDDGHSVENNGPASPIKNHYNGAKAFFSTEVPQSKFTVSKTSGPKRPMSGIHCGETKLSQADRSEVGGSQSNHRKSQGTVREQIKQVVTELEDVLSGLKQVQMEMKEVVQQIDVLTSDIDLGEEEQGLFNGLPQESTHQAKRIGVVALVHNANRDAESPQRDSTRAIVKSQTTRSLSDHSLSAVISSLPDSHSATKIHTNPSTQIHGLVTVESAQSSQMNHTSALEIQRTRSTANGDCLRARPPRAKVKELQYLRNRTDHTKNPDPPYPLAPISSAKTQRPPPYPQNGLVKAPSRDSNVLKTPPYPGKQKQLTSTMV